The stretch of DNA TGCCCTGCCATAGCATTGAACGTGGCCTCAGCTAACACAGAGCGGCAGGAGTTGCCGGTACAGAGGAACAGGATCTTCACGGTCTTTTCTCCTATCGAATATAATCAGCCGTCGCGCGATCACCGTTATGGCAATTATCACCATCTGATCATAACAAGATTTATTGATATATCAAGAGAGACGCGACAGAGATCTATGCCATAGACAGCAGAAGATGCTGGTGGGCTTCCGGGTGACCAAAGTGGAAACGCCGACGTTCACATCCCGCGAGTAGGCTGGAGAAATCAGCTGGCCGTCCAATTCTGCAACCAGCCTGCCGTTCGCCCTCTGCGCTGAGGCTTCGGCAAGCTGTCCCTCATATCGCTCCTATCCACCATTGTTCGCGACTCTGCTTCCCACATGTGGCTTTCGTGATGTCGCAGGATCAGCCGGGGCTTCCGACGGCTTGAGAATCCCTTCGACGGCCTGCTGCAATCGACGCAGAATGCCCGCGTTGTCGGTGCCCCGGATGTCGACCGACACACCATGCTTCTCATTGAAACCGGTTGCGCGAATGAGTTTCTTGAACAGCTTCTCCTGGGACGGCGTACATGTCAGGCGCGATCCGGCTTCTCTTTCTTGAACGCTTCCTTCCCCGCCGCTAACGCTGCGGCAATCGTCGCCTCGGTTTCCTTCAAATATCGCTTGGCTTCATCAACCGTGCGGGAGAGGTCCGCACGGATCTCTTTGGCCTTTTCCAATACTTCATCCTCTGTCCGGCGCACATACCCTCGCAGCGCGGTACGAGTCTCCGCTCCGGATTTCGGAGTATAGAGAATCGCCGCCACCGCGCCGATGAGGGCGCCGCTCAGAAACGCAATCGACACCCCTACCCCCGAACACCCCTGATGCTGATCAGCCATGATGACCTCTCCTTCTCAACTGCTTGTTTTTTGTAGACCTCGGCCTGCCTCCGAGATAATTCCTTGCTTCTAGAAAGCAGAGGACGTGCCAGGAAACAGTAGTGATAGCGCGAACAAGCCACTGTTTTGGCAAGTATTTTCGGGAGACGGCCACACGTACCGGCCGAGCAGGCATTTCATTGGGGAATTCCAGAACCGGTCCGGACCCGACACTGACGCAAAACGCGCCAGTTGTGAGGAGATCGCTCCGTCCTGCGGCCCGACGGACACCGTGAAAGAAGAGACAGGAACAGGAACGATCCATTCTAGCGAGAGAGTGGCCTGTCAGATCTTGCTGCGGACCCACCGCACAATATCTTGAAGCCCCAACGCGCCGGGCTGTCGCGCCAGTTCACGCCCGCCACGCAGGAGCACCATCGTCGGGATACTGACGATGCCAAACCTCGCGGCCAGCGCCTGTTCTTCCTCCGTGTTCACTTTGGCCAAGCGAACCTGAGGCTCCAGCATCTTCGCGGCCTGTTCATAGGCCGGGGCCATCATCCGGCAGGGACCGCACCAGGGCGCCCAGAAATCCACCACCAGAGGAATTTCCGCGCGCTGCGCATGAAGTTCAAAATCCGCCGCGGTCAACGCGATCGGGTGCCCGGGAAAGAGGGGCGCGTGGCACTGGCCGCAATTGGGCTGCTCCGTCAGGCGAGTTGTCGGAACCCGATTGATACTCCGGCAATGCGGACAGACCAGATGGAGCGTCTCCGTCACAGCGTTACTGGCTCCATGCAGGACCCAGCCCGATTACCGATTGCACTGTTCTCCTTCACAACTCCCGCCACCGCCTCCCATCCCTCCATGCCCCATGCCGCCCATGCCTTCTCGCCGCCCCCTGTGTCCCATCCCTCCACGCGGGCCCATCATCCCTTCACCGTGGCCATGTCCTTCGGCAAACGTGCGTTCATACTGGATCAAGACCCAAATTTCCTCGTCGGTGAGTTGCCCGGCGAACCCGATCATGCTGGTGCCGGGCGATCCGTGCTTGATCACCCAGAAAATTTCTCCCTCCGTGCGATGGCGCCAAAATCCAGGGTGCTGAAAATTGCGGGGGGATGGATTCAGCTGGGACGCCACCGGCCCATCGCCCGCTCCCTCCGGTCCATGACAGTTGGCGCACGTCCCTTTCCCGTGATAGAGGGCCTTGCCTTGTTCAACGATAGCAGGCGCATCAGCCAATGGACTCGTGAGCGCCCTCGCCTCGGCCAGTTTGTCGGCCGGTACCCTGGGCTGGAGCATATGTTGCTGGGCGGTCGAACCCATGGGCATGACCGTCGCCTCTACAACCACCACGACCGCAAGCGCGGCCCACAGCCGGTTCGACCTCCTCTGCATCAGAAATCCAATTCCACCATCTTGCGATGGAAGCGTGTAATCACATTGGGGTCGGGCGTCAGCCTGATCGCGGCTTCCTCCTTCCCTTTGTAGGGCAACAGGTTCAACACATAGCGCAAACTTTCCAGCCGTGCCGCCTGCTTGTCGTTCGCCTTGACGATAATCCAGGGGCTGAAGGTCGTATGCGTCTTGCTGAACATTTCTTCTTTATATCGAGTGTAGGAATCCCACATCTCTTGCGCCTTCTCATCGACAGGGCTGAGCTTCCACTGCTTGAGCGGATTCTGCCGGCGCGCTTCGAATCGATTGGCCTGCTCCTCTTTAGAAATCGAGAACCAGAACTTAATGATCGTGACGCCGTCCTCGTAGAGCATATGCTCGAATTCCGTGACCTGCTGCAAGAACCGCTGATGCTCTTTCTTGCTGCAAAATCCCATCACCGGTTCGACGACCGCGCGGTTATACCAACTGCGGTCGAAAAACACGATTTCGCCTTTGTTGGGCAATTGCCGGATATACCGCTGGAAGTACCACTGTCCACGCTCATCATCCGTCGGCTTCGGCAACGCCACCACACGCATCGCGCGCGGATTCAAATGCTCGGTAAATCGGCGGATCGTGCCACCCTTCCCGGCCGCATCCCGTCCCTCGACAAGAATGGCGATACGCTGGCCATCCGTCTGCACCCAACGCTGAAGCCGGACCAGTTCAACCTGCAGCTGCCGCAGCTCCTGCTCATACAGCAGTGTCTTGCGCACCTCGTCGAGATCGATATTCTTATTCTTGATCAACTGGAGGAGGCCCTTTCGCGTGTTGACGCGTCGGAGATCTTCCTCCGTCAAGGTGCGCCCCGCCTCACCGATCAATCCAGCGGTTACTTCCCCTGCGGGTTGGGTGGGGGGCTGATAGCCATCTCCTTCGCGCGGCACCGCCGTGGCAATAATCTCCAATTCATCCGTTTCCAGTTGCCCGTTGTTCTGCGCGACCGCGGCGATCGCGTCTGCATTGGCGCGATCTTTCCGCCCCTTTGTTTTCCCACCCGATTGTCCGTCGACTGCCATACGAGTACCCATCTCCTTCCCGGCGAATTAAAACGCCACGTTCCGGTCACGTTCGGCCACGGCCTTGATGTAATCCGGCATACCTTTAATAACGGCCCCTGTCACGAGATCACCCGGACCGATCTGCCGGGCGACGGCACAGGCTGCGCAGACCCAAATTGGAATCTGAGCGGCTTGGACGGCTGCCAGCACATCTTTTAGCGGCGTCAAATTCACGCCCACGATATGATCCGCCGACCCTTTGCGCGCTGAAGTCACCGCCTCGTTCCACAACCACAATACCACATCGTGGCCCTGCTCCTTGGCGGTCTTGGCGGCCATGAAGGGAAGAGATGCCATTGTCGGATCGTCCGTGCCCCGACTCCCTGAAATGATAAACATCGCCATTCGATCGTCCTCCATCAATAGACGTGGCGCACCGCCCGATGACGGTGCGCCACGAGAGTCCTCTTCGCTGCTCGCTACTTCGCCAAACTTCTTACGTAGGCGATCAACTGCCACACCTGGTCATCCGGCAACCCGGCGAACGACATCATACCGGTTCCCGGCGAGCCGTTCTTGATGATCCAGAACAGTTGCCCGTCCGGAAGATCTTTCATCATCGAGCCGCACGTAAAGTTTCGCGGCGGAGGAATCAATGCCGCCCCCATGAAGCCCTGCCCATTGCCCTTCTCTCCATGACACATCGCACAGGCCACCGGCTGGGCCGTCTGAAGAAACAGCGTTTTCCCTGCCTGGATAGCCGCGTCCGAATGTGGCAACGGATTGGTTTTGGAGAGGAAATCAGCCGGCGCCTTCGCCGTTTTCCTCGGCTGCGGGCACACGCCGGTCGGGCCTTCGCCGCTTCCCGCCGCCTGCGCCACCTCTGCTCCGCCCTTGAAGGTGGCTCGTAAATAGGCCATCACGTCCGCCACGCCCTGTTGCCCGAAAGTCAGATTCCAGTAGGGCATATTCGGCGATTTTCCCATCGCCGCACCGCCATGATTGATCACATTGTAGAGGTAATCGGTCGGCACCTTGTCGAAGGGGATGTTCGCATGGATCGCCGGCTTCGGCTCCAGACCGGATGCAGCGGGCCCATCGCCCTTTCCAGTCGCACCGTGACATTGCGAACAATACTCCTTGTACAACACCTTCCCCCGATCCGCACTCGCCATCCCGAACTCCGGAGCCGTCCAAGGCTCGTAATATTTGAAGTCCTTCACTCCCTGCACCATGAGGAACCCGATGACGGCCCGAAGCTGCGGTTCCGTCGCATCGGCCAGAAATTCTCCGCTGTGAGGAGTAAAGTCCTGCGGATTCTGCCCGAACCGGAAGAGCCAGTCCTTGTCATACCGCTGACCGGCTGCCACCAGCGAGGCGCTCTGCGGTCCGCCGATGAGTTTACCATTCTCCTCGATCAGGTGACAGCCAAGACACGCGTGGGCCTTATAAGCCATACCGCCGAACGTGGCATCGAACTTACTGACCTTCGAGAGATCAAAGGCGCCGACCTTCACCCGAGGATCCTTGTTGTGCTGCTCAAAATACTCGGCGAGACCCTGCGCTTCTTCCTCGCTGACCACCGGGTGTCGCGTCGGCCCCTCAGACAAATCCCATCGATACCCTTTGGGGTACAGCGGAGCCTCTTTCCCTGTCAGGTATCGAAGCAGCCACGTGCGCTGATACTTGCTCCCGGCCCAGATCAGATCAGGGGCCTTTAACTTGAAGCGCGAATCCTCTTTCCCTTCGAGGCGGTGACATCCGGCGCAGTTATTCTGAATCAGCTCTTTGACACGAGTCTGATCACTGCCCAACAAAAGTCTGGGGAACGACAACAACCCCACCACAAACACCAAGGCACATCCGATCAGCACCGTCCGTCTTCCACCCATGAGGCACTCCTTTCGTATGCGACTGTGGATTCGCCGGCTTATCGTGTGACAAGCCAAGCATGAATATCCGCGATCTCCTGGTGATTCAACACTGCGCCCCAGGCCGGCATAGGACCACGACCATGGAGTACCGTTTCCCAAAATGCTCCTTCGTTCTTCAAGATCGTATTACGCGCCAGTTTCGGTCCCGCACCGCCGACCGCGCCTTCGCCATGGCAGGCTTGGCAATTATGTGCAAACAGCCTCGCCCCTCTCGCCGCCACACCGGTCAATGGACCATCAGTCGTGGCACTTTGCGCACGAGACGGTTCCATGGTCGCCAACTCGTGCTCAAAGGACGGCAACTGGTCCGGCGCGCCGGGGTGAT from Nitrospira sp. encodes:
- a CDS encoding c-type cytochrome — translated: MQRRSNRLWAALAVVVVVEATVMPMGSTAQQHMLQPRVPADKLAEARALTSPLADAPAIVEQGKALYHGKGTCANCHGPEGAGDGPVASQLNPSPRNFQHPGFWRHRTEGEIFWVIKHGSPGTSMIGFAGQLTDEEIWVLIQYERTFAEGHGHGEGMMGPRGGMGHRGRREGMGGMGHGGMGGGGGSCEGEQCNR
- a CDS encoding c-type cytochrome — translated: MRLVPTSSGFAFSALIVLLVMLGAFAVAPAQEEERATVDPALARQAATLILARCAVCHTTDLIAQQRLPQDRWTVTVEKMVHWGADLSPDDAALLVRYLAGRNHPGAPDQLPSFEHELATMEPSRAQSATTDGPLTGVAARGARLFAHNCQACHGEGAVGGAGPKLARNTILKNEGAFWETVLHGRGPMPAWGAVLNHQEIADIHAWLVTR
- the trxC gene encoding thioredoxin TrxC, encoding MTETLHLVCPHCRSINRVPTTRLTEQPNCGQCHAPLFPGHPIALTAADFELHAQRAEIPLVVDFWAPWCGPCRMMAPAYEQAAKMLEPQVRLAKVNTEEEQALAARFGIVSIPTMVLLRGGRELARQPGALGLQDIVRWVRSKI
- a CDS encoding YtxH domain-containing protein, with translation MADQHQGCSGVGVSIAFLSGALIGAVAAILYTPKSGAETRTALRGYVRRTEDEVLEKAKEIRADLSRTVDEAKRYLKETEATIAAALAAGKEAFKKEKPDRA
- the ppk2 gene encoding polyphosphate kinase 2 encodes the protein MAVDGQSGGKTKGRKDRANADAIAAVAQNNGQLETDELEIIATAVPREGDGYQPPTQPAGEVTAGLIGEAGRTLTEEDLRRVNTRKGLLQLIKNKNIDLDEVRKTLLYEQELRQLQVELVRLQRWVQTDGQRIAILVEGRDAAGKGGTIRRFTEHLNPRAMRVVALPKPTDDERGQWYFQRYIRQLPNKGEIVFFDRSWYNRAVVEPVMGFCSKKEHQRFLQQVTEFEHMLYEDGVTIIKFWFSISKEEQANRFEARRQNPLKQWKLSPVDEKAQEMWDSYTRYKEEMFSKTHTTFSPWIIVKANDKQAARLESLRYVLNLLPYKGKEEAAIRLTPDPNVITRFHRKMVELDF
- a CDS encoding DsrE family protein yields the protein MAMFIISGSRGTDDPTMASLPFMAAKTAKEQGHDVVLWLWNEAVTSARKGSADHIVGVNLTPLKDVLAAVQAAQIPIWVCAACAVARQIGPGDLVTGAVIKGMPDYIKAVAERDRNVAF
- a CDS encoding c-type cytochrome encodes the protein MGGRRTVLIGCALVFVVGLLSFPRLLLGSDQTRVKELIQNNCAGCHRLEGKEDSRFKLKAPDLIWAGSKYQRTWLLRYLTGKEAPLYPKGYRWDLSEGPTRHPVVSEEEAQGLAEYFEQHNKDPRVKVGAFDLSKVSKFDATFGGMAYKAHACLGCHLIEENGKLIGGPQSASLVAAGQRYDKDWLFRFGQNPQDFTPHSGEFLADATEPQLRAVIGFLMVQGVKDFKYYEPWTAPEFGMASADRGKVLYKEYCSQCHGATGKGDGPAASGLEPKPAIHANIPFDKVPTDYLYNVINHGGAAMGKSPNMPYWNLTFGQQGVADVMAYLRATFKGGAEVAQAAGSGEGPTGVCPQPRKTAKAPADFLSKTNPLPHSDAAIQAGKTLFLQTAQPVACAMCHGEKGNGQGFMGAALIPPPRNFTCGSMMKDLPDGQLFWIIKNGSPGTGMMSFAGLPDDQVWQLIAYVRSLAK